A section of the bacterium genome encodes:
- the pyrB gene encoding aspartate carbamoyltransferase, which yields MKLYHLIEIQQFKDKNLLDELFFLTERMENLDKTEDSSLLLKGRKKILATLFYEPSTRTRLSFESAMKRLGGDVISTEDAPHFSSMVKGESLTDTIRVIGDFADIIVLRHYEEGSAKKASKISPVPVINAGDGPGQHPTQALLDLYTIKKELGRMDNLKIGLLGDLLYSRTIHSLVWLLAQQEAIELYFISPEELPMPKDIIDYLIEKGINFKENCNIIDIAGFLDILYVTRIQKERFRNQEAYEKVKDSYVVDRKVISLMKDDARILHPLPRVSEISEDVDRDKRAGYFRQAKNGLYLRMALLKMILG from the coding sequence ATGAAGCTTTACCATCTAATAGAAATCCAGCAATTTAAGGATAAAAATCTATTAGATGAATTGTTTTTCCTTACAGAGAGGATGGAAAATTTGGATAAAACAGAAGATTCCTCCTTGCTTCTTAAGGGAAGAAAAAAAATCCTTGCAACCCTATTTTATGAGCCATCTACAAGGACAAGGCTCTCATTTGAATCTGCAATGAAAAGGCTTGGAGGCGATGTAATATCAACAGAGGATGCACCACATTTCTCATCAATGGTAAAGGGAGAATCCCTGACGGATACAATAAGAGTCATTGGAGATTTTGCTGATATTATTGTCTTAAGGCATTATGAAGAAGGCTCGGCAAAAAAAGCTTCCAAAATATCGCCTGTTCCTGTAATAAATGCAGGCGATGGCCCAGGTCAGCATCCAACCCAGGCACTTTTAGACCTCTATACCATAAAAAAAGAGCTAGGAAGGATGGACAATCTTAAAATTGGGCTGTTGGGAGACCTCCTTTACTCAAGGACAATACACTCTCTTGTTTGGCTACTTGCACAACAAGAGGCCATAGAGCTTTATTTTATTAGCCCAGAAGAGCTTCCAATGCCAAAAGACATAATTGATTATCTTATTGAAAAAGGGATAAATTTTAAAGAAAATTGCAACATTATTGATATAGCAGGATTTCTTGATATCCTATATGTTACAAGAATCCAAAAGGAAAGGTTTAGAAACCAGGAGGCTTATGAAAAGGTTAAGGATTCCTATGTTGTTGATAGGAAGGTTATCTCTTTAATGAAGGACGATGCCAGAATTCTCCACCCTCTTCCGAGGGTATCTGAAATATCAGAAGATG
- the cobT gene encoding nicotinate-nucleotide--dimethylbenzimidazole phosphoribosyltransferase: MEKLNKTIENITEIDKSLSEKTQERLDFLTKPQGSLGRLEEFAKAIVLITGNENPSLKNKVIFTMAGDHGVAEEGVSAYPKEVTPQMVYNFIKGGAGINVLANHIGAEVVVVDMGVAEKLKTENLKLKTFVDKKINYGTKNIAKGPAMTRDEAISAICAGISVFEDRLKDGIDITGTGDMGIANTTPSSAIAASITGKPIEDVVGRGTGINDEMLENKIRVVERAISINKPNPDDGIDVLAKIGGFEIGGLAGIILASSSHKIPVVIDGFISTAACLIAYKISPKIKDYIFASHCSQEKGHRITLDYLCKKPILDLDMRLGEGTGAALAINIIDAGCKILTQMATFSSAGVSRENQLK; encoded by the coding sequence ATGGAAAAATTAAATAAAACAATTGAGAATATTACAGAAATTGATAAAAGCCTTTCTGAGAAAACCCAAGAAAGGCTTGATTTTCTTACAAAGCCACAGGGAAGTTTAGGAAGGCTTGAGGAATTTGCAAAGGCAATTGTCCTAATTACAGGAAATGAAAACCCAAGCCTTAAAAATAAGGTTATATTTACAATGGCAGGTGACCATGGCGTAGCAGAGGAGGGAGTAAGTGCATATCCAAAAGAGGTAACGCCGCAGATGGTCTATAATTTTATTAAAGGTGGTGCAGGAATAAATGTATTAGCAAACCATATTGGAGCAGAGGTTGTTGTGGTTGATATGGGAGTAGCAGAAAAACTTAAAACTGAAAACTTAAAACTAAAGACTTTTGTGGATAAGAAGATAAATTATGGGACGAAGAATATAGCCAAGGGACCTGCAATGACAAGGGATGAGGCAATATCTGCAATTTGTGCAGGGATTTCTGTATTTGAAGATAGGCTAAAGGATGGAATAGATATTACAGGAACAGGCGATATGGGCATTGCCAATACAACACCATCAAGTGCAATTGCTGCCTCTATCACAGGAAAGCCTATAGAGGATGTTGTAGGAAGGGGAACAGGAATAAATGATGAGATGCTAGAGAATAAGATAAGGGTAGTAGAAAGGGCAATTTCTATTAACAAACCAAATCCAGATGATGGAATAGATGTATTGGCAAAGATTGGTGGATTTGAAATAGGTGGATTAGCTGGAATTATCCTTGCATCATCTTCCCATAAAATCCCTGTTGTAATTGATGGCTTTATCTCAACAGCCGCTTGTTTAATTGCCTATAAAATTTCGCCAAAGATAAAGGATTATATATTTGCCTCCCATTGCTCACAGGAAAAGGGGCATAGAATAACATTGGATTATCTTTGTAAAAAACCCATCCTTGATTTGGATATGAGGCTTGGCGAGGGAACGGGTGCAGCTTTGGCAATAAATATAATAGATGCAGGTTGCAAAATCCTAACCCAAATGGCTACATTTAGCTCTGCAGGCGTTTCTAGAGAAAATCAATTAAAATAA
- a CDS encoding tetratricopeptide repeat protein: protein MKRFLVLLILAFNIGFSQEAKKEDILFQEGLYHYAQGRYDLAIKAFSEIIEICPTYPKIEEMLVDSIKKRAESIKIVGSRESGVGSREEEKKLKPEKPLEYEVFKDDITIREETKTLTADEENYLFGRKIISLGMNDEGIAYLENLIKEKPKIGFADKILFTIGEAKRDVEAINKLLKEYPKTPLKYEARLLACELIFSKKDYKTSIIEYMKLIKEIEQGTITDLFSHLPPKIRNSDEIRVSAQIGLGDSYKELGDYIQAIVEYKKVLDEYPKIKGADDAGFYIADMYDRYPKVRDFIRAIEFYGRLIREYPDSKWVDRAKQRKKHIEENYL from the coding sequence ATGAAAAGGTTTTTGGTTTTGCTTATTTTGGCTTTTAACATTGGCTTTAGTCAAGAGGCGAAGAAAGAGGATATCCTTTTTCAAGAGGGGCTATACCATTATGCTCAAGGAAGGTATGACCTAGCAATAAAGGCATTTTCTGAAATTATTGAAATTTGTCCAACATATCCAAAGATAGAGGAGATGCTTGTAGATTCAATAAAGAAAAGGGCGGAAAGTATAAAGATAGTCGGGAGTCGGGAGTCGGGAGTCGGGAGTCGGGAGGAAGAAAAAAAATTAAAACCAGAAAAGCCACTGGAATATGAGGTGTTTAAGGATGATATTACAATCAGGGAAGAAACAAAAACATTAACCGCAGATGAAGAGAATTACCTCTTTGGAAGAAAGATTATATCACTTGGAATGAATGATGAAGGAATAGCATATCTTGAAAACCTTATTAAAGAAAAACCAAAAATAGGCTTTGCTGATAAAATTCTATTTACCATAGGAGAGGCAAAAAGGGATGTGGAGGCAATAAACAAGCTATTAAAGGAATATCCAAAAACCCCATTAAAATATGAGGCAAGGCTTCTTGCCTGCGAGCTCATTTTTTCCAAAAAGGATTATAAAACCTCAATTATTGAGTATATGAAGCTTATCAAGGAGATAGAACAGGGCACCATTACAGACTTATTTTCCCATCTTCCTCCAAAGATAAGAAATTCAGATGAAATAAGGGTATCTGCTCAGATTGGTCTTGGAGATAGTTATAAAGAGCTTGGAGATTATATCCAAGCAATTGTAGAATATAAGAAGGTTTTGGATGAATATCCAAAGATAAAGGGCGCTGATGATGCAGGGTTTTACATTGCAGATATGTATGATAGGTATCCGAAGGTGAGGGATTTTATAAGGGCTATAGAATTCTATGGAAGGCTTATCAGGGAATATCCAGATAGTAAGTGGGTAGATAGGGCAAAACAAAGGAAGAAGCATATTGAGGAGAATTATCTTTAA
- the yqeK gene encoding bis(5'-nucleosyl)-tetraphosphatase (symmetrical) YqeK, whose protein sequence is MRDIEKDLASLMTKQRFLHIQEVKRIANDISHHYNIDKKKLELASLLHDIAKDIPRDEMKSLIEKYRIVFDRIEEKEPGLWHGVIGAFMVNEKFSITDPEVLTAIKFHSTGMANMPLLLKVLYIADYLETCPNGDLLERAKGNIDDVLKEVTKQKIEYVLKKGSLLHPRTVSLWNSICTQKA, encoded by the coding sequence ATGAGAGATATAGAAAAAGACCTTGCTTCTCTTATGACAAAACAAAGGTTTCTTCATATTCAAGAGGTAAAAAGAATAGCTAATGACATTTCACATCATTACAATATTGATAAGAAGAAATTAGAATTGGCTTCCCTTCTTCATGATATTGCCAAAGATATTCCAAGGGATGAAATGAAAAGCCTTATTGAAAAATACAGAATAGTCTTTGATAGAATAGAAGAAAAAGAGCCAGGCCTTTGGCATGGAGTAATCGGTGCGTTTATGGTTAATGAAAAATTTAGCATTACAGACCCAGAGGTTCTTACAGCAATAAAATTTCATTCAACAGGAATGGCAAATATGCCTTTGCTTTTAAAAGTTCTCTATATCGCTGATTACCTTGAAACCTGTCCAAATGGAGATTTATTGGAGAGGGCAAAAGGCAATATTGATGATGTATTAAAGGAGGTTACAAAGCAAAAGATAGAATATGTTCTTAAAAAAGGCTCCCTCCTTCATCCAAGGACAGTTTCCCTATGGAATAGTATATGTACCCAAAAAGCATAG
- the proC gene encoding pyrroline-5-carboxylate reductase, with product MKIGIIGAGNMGGAIIRGGLKKGVFKPNEIIASDISAKKLEALTDTKIKTTQNNLEVLNFADGIILAIKPLVMGELLEQIKGDVKGHHIISIAAGIKTGFIEERLNNARVIRVMPNMPCLISCGISAISKGKYADESDVSFAKMIFSALGDVVEVDENLIDAVTALSGSGPAYIFVIIDALISIGIKMGLSRDISERLVLSTISGSVEMLRRTKKHPAELRDMVASPSGTTISAIEVMERENLSGILWKAVLAAEKRAKELG from the coding sequence ATGAAGATTGGAATAATTGGTGCTGGAAATATGGGGGGTGCAATTATAAGGGGAGGGTTGAAAAAGGGTGTATTTAAACCCAATGAAATTATAGCCTCTGATATAAGTGCTAAAAAATTGGAAGCCCTTACCGATACTAAAATAAAGACAACCCAAAATAACCTTGAGGTCTTGAATTTTGCAGATGGTATTATTCTGGCTATAAAACCGCTTGTAATGGGAGAGCTATTAGAGCAAATTAAAGGGGATGTAAAGGGGCATCATATAATCTCAATTGCAGCAGGGATAAAGACAGGTTTTATTGAGGAAAGGCTAAATAATGCAAGGGTAATAAGGGTAATGCCAAATATGCCTTGTTTAATTTCTTGCGGAATATCTGCAATATCAAAGGGAAAATATGCAGATGAATCTGATGTTTCCTTTGCAAAGATGATATTTTCTGCTTTGGGCGATGTTGTAGAGGTAGATGAAAACCTCATAGATGCTGTAACCGCCCTTTCTGGCTCAGGCCCTGCATATATCTTTGTTATAATAGATGCTTTAATCTCTATTGGTATAAAAATGGGTCTTTCAAGGGATATTTCTGAAAGGCTTGTTTTATCAACAATATCTGGCTCTGTTGAGATGTTAAGAAGAACAAAGAAGCACCCAGCAGAATTAAGGGATATGGTTGCCTCGCCCTCTGGAACAACAATATCAGCAATTGAGGTAATGGAGAGAGAAAATCTTTCTGGAATTCTATGGAAGGCTGTTTTAGCTGCAGAGAAAAGGGCAAAGGAATTAGGATGA
- the dcd gene encoding dCTP deaminase, translating to MAVKSDRWIREQAKKGMIEPFADHCVTKAVISYGLSSYGYDIRVSDEFLIFTNINTTIVDPKNFDPKSFVNFKGKTCIIPPNSFALARSIEYFRIPRDIITICLGKSTYARCGIITNVTPFEPEWEGFVTLEISNTTPLPAKIYANEGIAQVLFLSSDEVCEVSYADKNGRYQAQKEITLPMVE from the coding sequence ATGGCAGTAAAATCAGATAGGTGGATTAGGGAGCAAGCAAAGAAGGGGATGATTGAGCCATTTGCTGACCATTGTGTAACCAAGGCAGTAATCTCCTATGGCCTTTCATCGTATGGATATGACATAAGGGTTTCTGACGAATTCCTCATATTTACAAATATAAACACAACGATTGTTGACCCAAAGAATTTTGACCCAAAATCATTTGTCAATTTTAAGGGAAAAACCTGCATAATCCCTCCAAATTCATTTGCTTTAGCAAGGTCTATTGAATACTTTAGGATTCCAAGGGATATTATCACAATATGCCTTGGAAAATCAACATATGCAAGGTGTGGAATAATAACAAATGTAACACCATTTGAGCCAGAATGGGAAGGGTTTGTAACATTAGAAATCTCAAACACAACACCCCTTCCGGCAAAGATATATGCCAATGAAGGCATTGCCCAAGTTTTATTTCTTTCCTCTGATGAGGTCTGCGAGGTTTCTTATGCTGATAAGAATGGAAGATACCAGGCTCAAAAGGAGATAACTCTTCCAATGGTTGAATGA
- the rsfS gene encoding ribosome silencing factor, protein MYPKSIAKKIVKAALSKKAEDIKVFKVSEKSSISDYLIIATSRSLVQTRAIVEEIHKAIKKNIKPLHIEDAKGWTLIDYGSVIVNIFEEEYRSFYQLETLWADSPRVEI, encoded by the coding sequence ATGTACCCAAAAAGCATAGCAAAGAAGATAGTTAAAGCCGCCCTCTCCAAGAAGGCAGAGGATATAAAGGTTTTTAAGGTAAGCGAAAAGTCCAGCATATCAGATTACCTTATCATTGCCACATCGCGCTCCCTTGTTCAAACAAGGGCGATTGTTGAGGAAATCCATAAAGCAATAAAGAAAAATATAAAGCCATTACACATAGAGGATGCAAAAGGTTGGACGCTTATTGACTATGGCTCTGTTATCGTTAATATATTTGAAGAAGAATACAGGTCTTTTTATCAGCTTGAGACATTATGGGCTGATTCGCCGAGAGTTGAAATATAA
- a CDS encoding CarD family transcriptional regulator: protein MFQAGDVVVYPLQGAGTIERLEEHKVKDEIHKYYVIKLSASEMKIMVPVEQESKIGLRKAVEKEAFNIVFKILKRGNREIDWKEKYAANLEKMKIGSVSNVAEVAKCLCEKRKQKNLSIGEKRLFDNACNILTTELAYAYNIKFKEADSMIKSLLKETKTEE from the coding sequence ATGTTTCAAGCAGGAGATGTAGTGGTCTATCCTTTACAAGGTGCAGGAACAATAGAGAGGCTCGAGGAGCATAAGGTTAAGGATGAAATTCATAAATATTATGTTATAAAGCTTTCTGCTTCTGAAATGAAGATTATGGTTCCTGTTGAACAAGAAAGCAAGATAGGATTAAGAAAGGCTGTAGAGAAGGAGGCTTTTAATATTGTATTTAAGATATTAAAAAGGGGAAATAGAGAGATAGATTGGAAGGAAAAGTATGCAGCGAATTTAGAGAAGATGAAAATAGGCTCTGTTTCTAATGTGGCAGAGGTAGCAAAATGTCTTTGTGAAAAAAGAAAGCAAAAAAATCTCTCTATTGGAGAGAAAAGGCTATTTGACAATGCCTGCAATATTCTTACAACAGAGCTTGCATATGCTTATAATATAAAGTTCAAAGAGGCTGATTCTATGATTAAAAGCCTTTTAAAAGAAACAAAGACAGAAGAATAG